The SAR324 cluster bacterium genome window below encodes:
- a CDS encoding DUF3369 domain-containing protein — protein sequence MDSSENKFQYSKKPLFSPRQAASKEELATQKWKVLIVDDAEEIHLLTKMVLRNFTFMNRGLEFVSAYSGAESRKIILQHSDIAVILLDVVMEEDDSGLKVVRFLRNELQNQLVRIVLRTGQPGQAPEEKVIVEYDINDYKAKTELTAPKLFTTMFSALRSYRDLMTIENNRRSLEKIIESSCNLYNLPSMRKFASGSLSQIVSILNLSPHAIYCHVSNSLQKPAFDIIAATGKYETQIHNNLSEILNVTALNDCLSVVHNQKNLYSDHHYIGYFQGHNLGASILFLESHNELTQTDWQLLDFFSLHIKTAYSNLDVKHQLVCVLERFMNIMEEFSRNQNQFEKISHFFNKAPQYAHMLALRYGLSEDEAKHLKNAASIYHLRQLLLPSTLQMIPAQTTEDYSSFIQSAITITLQIQAYQAQGVSQGLLNNEIHLYTKIVALANDLTEVINSSPQGDRDLDSIKSKLLALPGTRHDPELMSLLLEHLDVFLEV from the coding sequence ATGGATTCCAGTGAAAATAAATTTCAATACAGCAAGAAACCATTGTTTTCCCCCAGGCAGGCTGCTTCCAAGGAGGAGCTTGCGACTCAGAAATGGAAAGTATTGATTGTGGATGATGCGGAAGAAATTCATCTTCTGACAAAAATGGTGTTACGAAATTTTACTTTCATGAACAGAGGGCTGGAATTCGTCAGCGCCTACTCCGGAGCGGAATCCCGCAAAATCATTCTCCAGCATTCGGATATCGCTGTTATTCTGCTGGATGTGGTGATGGAAGAAGATGATTCCGGACTCAAGGTGGTCAGGTTCCTTCGCAATGAACTGCAAAACCAGTTGGTGCGCATTGTTCTGCGGACCGGACAACCGGGACAGGCACCGGAAGAAAAAGTGATTGTCGAGTATGATATCAATGATTATAAAGCAAAAACAGAGTTAACTGCCCCTAAACTGTTCACCACCATGTTCTCCGCATTGAGATCATACCGTGATCTCATGACCATTGAAAACAACCGGCGTTCTCTTGAAAAAATCATTGAATCCTCGTGCAACCTTTATAATTTGCCGTCCATGAGGAAGTTTGCGTCTGGAAGTCTCAGTCAGATTGTCTCCATTCTCAATCTCAGTCCACATGCCATCTATTGTCATGTTTCCAACTCATTGCAAAAACCGGCCTTTGACATCATTGCCGCAACCGGCAAATATGAAACACAGATACATAACAATTTATCCGAAATCCTGAATGTCACCGCTTTGAACGATTGCCTGTCAGTGGTGCACAATCAAAAAAATCTGTACTCGGATCATCACTACATTGGTTATTTTCAAGGACATAATCTGGGCGCCAGCATTCTGTTTCTTGAAAGTCACAACGAACTCACTCAAACCGATTGGCAATTGCTGGATTTCTTTTCTCTGCACATCAAAACGGCTTATTCTAACCTTGATGTCAAACATCAACTGGTATGCGTGCTGGAACGTTTTATGAATATTATGGAGGAATTTTCCCGAAATCAGAACCAGTTCGAAAAAATAAGCCATTTTTTCAATAAAGCCCCGCAATATGCCCATATGCTGGCACTCAGGTATGGACTTTCTGAGGACGAGGCGAAGCATCTTAAAAACGCGGCCAGCATTTATCATCTGCGCCAATTGCTACTTCCGTCAACTTTGCAAATGATTCCAGCCCAAACAACAGAAGACTATTCTTCATTCATCCAATCCGCGATCACCATCACACTCCAGATTCAGGCGTATCAGGCGCAAGGTGTTTCACAGGGTCTGCTTAACAATGAGATCCATCTCTATACAAAAATAGTTGCCTTGGCCAACGATCTCACAGAGGTGATAAACAGTTCCCCTCAAGGTGACAGGGACCTGGACAGCATCAAAAGTAAATTGCTTGCTCTCCCGGGAACCAGACATGATCCTGAACTGATGTCTCTCCTTCTTGAACATCTGGACGTATTTCTGGAAGTCTGA
- a CDS encoding class III cytochrome C family protein yields the protein MKKRSIYPLLTILLLACVVLSFLYPHWLLSPGKLMDAHQELTTNCLSCHTLFQGTPVNKCISCHRVDDIGLMTSKGVPIKREKKDTVAFHQNLNEADCISCHAEHQGFKSVKPVTRFSHELLNSSIKTNCTACHKSPEDSLHAHVPQNCTECHNLEKWVPARFEHSVLDSVTLKDCVACHPSPKDNFHQQVAGSCGQCHSQDKWLPSTFDHRKYFVFDKHHPKDCNNCHLKSNYQQYSCYECHEHSPSKIRSEHIEEGIYKYENCVECHRSGNEKDIRWNRGTNRKWEKDHDDD from the coding sequence ATGAAAAAAAGAAGCATCTATCCTCTTCTGACTATATTATTACTGGCCTGTGTAGTTCTCAGTTTCTTGTATCCTCATTGGCTGTTAAGTCCGGGAAAACTCATGGACGCACATCAGGAATTAACAACAAATTGTTTATCCTGTCACACTCTTTTTCAGGGAACTCCTGTAAATAAATGTATTTCCTGCCATCGCGTGGATGATATTGGCTTGATGACATCCAAAGGGGTTCCCATTAAAAGGGAGAAAAAAGACACAGTCGCATTTCATCAAAATTTGAATGAAGCGGACTGTATCAGTTGTCATGCGGAACATCAGGGATTTAAATCGGTCAAACCGGTAACAAGATTTTCTCATGAGCTGTTGAATTCTTCGATCAAAACCAATTGTACGGCCTGTCACAAGAGCCCTGAAGATTCGTTGCATGCGCATGTTCCACAAAACTGTACTGAATGCCATAATCTGGAAAAATGGGTCCCTGCGCGCTTCGAGCATAGTGTGCTGGATTCTGTTACCCTTAAAGATTGTGTCGCATGCCATCCATCACCCAAAGATAATTTTCACCAACAAGTTGCAGGAAGTTGCGGGCAATGTCATAGTCAGGATAAATGGCTTCCCTCAACATTTGACCATCGAAAATATTTTGTTTTTGATAAGCACCATCCTAAGGATTGCAACAACTGTCATTTAAAGAGTAATTATCAGCAATATTCCTGCTATGAATGTCATGAGCATAGCCCCTCAAAAATCAGAAGTGAACATATTGAAGAAGGAATTTATAAGTATGAAAATTGTGTGGAGTGCCACCGAAGCGGCAATGAAAAAGATATCAGATGGAACAGAGGAACAAACAGAAAATGGGAGAAAGATCACGATGACGATTGA
- a CDS encoding FAD-dependent oxidoreductase, translated as MENILEINEAQYEEVVLNGGLVAFDFYSTECPPCEALASKFHSLHDVYGHDIKFVKIFRQGNRELANKLGVNSSPTLLFYKDGQLIGKKLTGGIKRAEIMENLDSMIGTERARELKSGIKPFETECDVLILGAGPAGLTAGIYTAQAKLKTIIVDIGLAGGQVSKTHLVSNFPGFTKPIEGFMLMHNMNEQAVEAGVERRYAVDVTHADLEKKEIIIDGVETIRAKKIIVATGSTHRLLGVPGEEEYKGDGISYCATCDGKYFQDKEVVVIGGGNSAVEESLFITKFATKVTIVHQFATLQANKLAQEKAFANEKIEFILEHEPRKFEKTPTGMDVTVEDLKTRQLKTLSTHGVFIFAGMKPNIDLFGDRFEKDQWGYIKTDVFMRTTVKDVFAVGDVANNPYRQITVAVSDGTKAAITATREIDDAA; from the coding sequence ATGGAAAACATTCTTGAAATCAATGAAGCTCAATATGAAGAAGTCGTATTGAATGGAGGCCTGGTCGCGTTTGATTTTTACTCAACCGAGTGTCCTCCCTGCGAAGCCCTGGCTTCAAAATTTCATAGCCTGCATGACGTGTATGGCCATGATATTAAATTTGTAAAAATATTCAGGCAGGGGAACCGTGAACTGGCCAATAAACTTGGCGTCAACAGTTCTCCCACATTGTTATTTTATAAAGATGGCCAGCTCATCGGGAAAAAATTGACAGGCGGTATCAAACGCGCGGAGATCATGGAAAACCTTGACAGCATGATCGGCACTGAGCGGGCCAGAGAGTTGAAAAGCGGAATCAAACCCTTTGAAACAGAATGTGATGTTCTGATTCTCGGGGCAGGTCCTGCCGGTTTGACTGCCGGAATTTATACGGCTCAGGCAAAACTGAAAACGATTATCGTGGATATCGGTCTTGCGGGAGGACAAGTCTCCAAAACCCACCTGGTCAGTAACTTCCCTGGATTCACCAAGCCCATTGAAGGCTTCATGCTGATGCACAATATGAATGAGCAGGCGGTCGAGGCTGGTGTGGAGCGACGGTATGCGGTGGATGTGACTCACGCTGATCTGGAAAAAAAAGAGATCATCATTGATGGCGTCGAAACGATCCGGGCCAAAAAAATCATTGTTGCCACCGGTTCAACCCACCGGCTTTTGGGAGTTCCCGGAGAAGAAGAATACAAAGGCGATGGCATCAGTTACTGTGCGACGTGTGATGGTAAATATTTTCAGGATAAGGAAGTGGTCGTGATTGGTGGCGGAAACTCAGCGGTGGAAGAATCGCTGTTCATCACCAAATTTGCCACCAAAGTGACCATTGTTCATCAATTTGCGACGTTGCAGGCTAATAAACTGGCTCAGGAAAAAGCCTTCGCCAATGAAAAAATTGAGTTTATCCTGGAACATGAGCCTAGAAAATTTGAAAAAACCCCCACCGGGATGGATGTCACTGTCGAAGATTTAAAAACGCGCCAGCTTAAAACCCTTTCCACTCATGGCGTATTTATATTCGCGGGAATGAAACCCAATATTGATTTATTCGGGGATCGCTTTGAAAAAGACCAGTGGGGATACATCAAAACCGATGTGTTTATGCGGACCACTGTGAAAGATGTTTTTGCTGTGGGAGATGTCGCGAATAATCCTTACCGCCAGATCACCGTCGCGGTATCGGATGGAACCAAAGCGGCAATCACTGCCACCAGAGAAATCGACGACGCGGCCTGA
- a CDS encoding radical SAM protein: MFVITRFWGSNIYCHQVKVIFSHHNIFSQIKDSDQFFLVNLLSGNADILTAQKAREIQEGKYSDIDEYIEKGYLVDEKEEESRFKLKYLEFLQNQEQDEVQIFFVPQYSCNFDCEYCFQVEYAQTPNPLKEELLEAFFQYIDREFHSRKKYITLFGGEPFLIGKFHQENIKKIIEKANQRNLQIAGVTNGYTLEEYIDILKTASIKEIQVTLDGTRELHNKRRALRNGNETFDKIVSGIDLCLQNEIPINLRIVVDKENIDDLENLARFAIEKGWTDSQFFKTQLGRNYELHTCQADSAKLFSRVTMYEHVYEIVKRYPDFLKFHQPAFSISKFLFEKGELPDPLFDSCPATKTEWAFDYNGNIYSCTATAGKTGEILGTFYPEVTKKADVISRWGKRNILSIDKCRSCNLALACGGGCASVAKNKTGEILSEDCRPVDQLMGMGISTYFAEEL; this comes from the coding sequence GTGTTTGTCATTACCCGTTTTTGGGGTTCAAACATTTATTGCCATCAGGTCAAAGTGATTTTCTCTCATCATAATATTTTTTCACAAATCAAAGATTCTGATCAATTTTTTCTGGTCAACCTGCTCTCAGGAAACGCTGATATTCTCACAGCACAAAAGGCCCGCGAAATTCAGGAAGGGAAATACTCAGACATCGATGAATATATTGAAAAAGGGTATCTCGTTGATGAAAAAGAAGAGGAATCGCGGTTTAAATTAAAGTATCTGGAATTTCTCCAGAACCAGGAACAGGACGAGGTACAGATCTTTTTTGTTCCTCAATACAGTTGCAATTTTGATTGTGAATACTGCTTTCAGGTAGAATACGCCCAAACCCCGAATCCGTTGAAAGAAGAGCTACTCGAGGCTTTTTTTCAATATATTGACCGGGAATTCCACTCACGCAAAAAATATATCACGCTTTTTGGGGGCGAACCGTTTCTGATTGGGAAATTTCACCAGGAAAACATTAAAAAAATCATTGAAAAAGCCAATCAGCGAAACCTCCAGATTGCGGGCGTGACCAACGGTTATACGCTCGAAGAATATATCGATATCCTGAAAACCGCTTCGATCAAGGAAATTCAGGTGACACTGGATGGAACCCGGGAGCTTCATAACAAGAGAAGAGCGTTACGCAACGGCAATGAAACCTTTGACAAAATTGTCTCAGGGATTGATTTATGTTTACAAAATGAAATTCCAATCAATTTAAGAATCGTCGTTGACAAGGAAAATATTGATGATCTGGAAAATCTGGCCCGGTTTGCCATTGAAAAAGGATGGACCGACAGCCAATTTTTCAAGACGCAACTGGGTCGAAATTATGAACTGCACACATGCCAAGCGGATAGCGCCAAATTATTCAGCAGAGTGACCATGTATGAGCATGTGTATGAAATCGTCAAAAGGTATCCTGATTTTCTGAAATTCCATCAACCGGCATTTTCTATTTCAAAATTTTTATTTGAAAAAGGCGAACTTCCAGACCCGTTGTTTGATTCCTGTCCCGCCACCAAAACAGAATGGGCTTTTGATTATAACGGCAACATCTATTCCTGCACCGCGACAGCAGGAAAGACAGGAGAGATCCTGGGGACTTTTTATCCTGAGGTCACAAAAAAAGCTGATGTTATCAGCCGCTGGGGAAAAAGAAATATTTTGTCCATTGACAAATGCCGGAGTTGCAATTTGGCACTGGCTTGTGGCGGAGGGTGTGCCTCTGTCGCAAAAAACAAAACAGGGGAAATTTTATCTGAAGACTGCCGTCCTGTCGATCAATTGATGGGGATGGGCATTTCAACTTATTTCGCAGAGGAGTTGTAA
- a CDS encoding methyltransferase domain-containing protein produces the protein MHTEMTIETINQRYSGLAESNCCLSCGNTLDYSKPQKGEVCIDLGSGRGHELLKMAVMVGDQGFAYGIDISDGMIQKARENAEKAEIRNVEFIQTELDQLLVADEKADLVVSNCTINHATNKNAVWQEIFRVMKKGGRFVISDIYSMEQIPEDYRNDPVAISECWAGAVTRDEYLATLTNTGFERIQILKESVPYEKGKATVASFTIMGWKP, from the coding sequence ATGCATACTGAAATGACCATCGAAACCATCAATCAACGCTATTCCGGCTTGGCTGAAAGCAATTGTTGTTTGTCCTGTGGCAACACACTGGATTATTCAAAGCCTCAAAAAGGTGAAGTCTGTATTGATTTAGGAAGCGGCCGTGGACATGAGCTGTTGAAAATGGCGGTTATGGTTGGAGACCAGGGATTTGCCTATGGAATCGATATTTCAGATGGAATGATCCAAAAAGCCCGAGAAAACGCTGAGAAAGCAGAAATCAGGAATGTGGAATTCATCCAGACGGAACTGGACCAGTTGTTGGTCGCGGATGAAAAAGCGGACCTGGTTGTGTCCAATTGTACCATCAATCATGCCACCAATAAAAACGCTGTCTGGCAGGAAATTTTCAGAGTGATGAAAAAAGGAGGTCGGTTTGTGATCAGCGATATCTATTCCATGGAACAGATTCCTGAAGACTACAGAAACGATCCTGTCGCAATATCTGAATGCTGGGCTGGCGCGGTTACCAGGGATGAATATCTGGCAACCTTGACTAATACTGGTTTTGAACGCATTCAAATTCTTAAGGAAAGTGTTCCTTATGAGAAAGGCAAAGCAACGGTTGCCAGCTTTACCATCATGGGCTGGAAACCCTGA
- a CDS encoding serine/threonine-protein phosphatase, translating to MGQQDLLSMLFRTDRIFPYLLPSLFTIVFSSIFLTYTFKKERESQSSRFFAILCLLHLFSAVDVSLGSLMVSGNTWLEFIKLHYFIYLLILPVEIQFMHRVTGQSQRHWLEWTMYTIALAFFPSTFTEFYFKGSVEFSYGFTLSGGAGLYLLTLLRWGTMVYGAFLFYRFRSPIPLRQETYRWVFSGVLLGWFMEILRTFPMEGKEWYLLSQSRFLPLTLIAVGLWKNSWKNYFKTLVVSGQFSGFMLLITSGIFGGNVIALLYHYWTGNAVVLEKSPYLISILLAQVAFFGAALWCLQAGRRRIESILLGMMCLLWACLIEFAYFLSTHSFGTWEIWILRTGLSFLVIQGLLHIWWFVTVLDTYTIWKRFNLWSVLVLIMFLWGEQIAESNSFYTNGIVIIESGGAGAFLTLLWFLFQQILAVQTIGSSMFSQRRKRKHRYILSGILLLIISLLAGYTDRSSIAGQYPYALLFMIAAYALMIYVTHTTEDWMVSLVRWKRTKKYLMYGFIYAGFAVHLFTVLYLFSNFHHELIFNAVVPYGIPAALMIIFSCFGAILVLKKTQFPKETLMMGVVLIIFSFYGLEFLVNQIIGHYEWSLKIARIRYLMLALQLGVAIRFFLWLMDYKPGRLWLLLVYGLCGTLAITSQTPWLIVDIVDYPWGRFALAGPLYLPLELGVIVMLLSVTYTIYKNYHQMTMIRREQVIYILIGLGGAADLMLLDMPLVEWFQWYPPGNYAFLPILIMIYGFYRGDIPYAQSFFRKSLYWSGIFWLFYEIAFVLNMVNSQNTLQWYAQVIFVCFGGIYLFQSLWMRTVNLFLGHSRRYELNTRLRRLTSELSNARQLEDIFQSISMHLLAELFSMHCAVVFYNKKENSFDGWQKTNIRRSLFWEHQAKEDPVSLMHFPADLPLFSMLETYPMHRDTFRDFKQGNLDNHLSMGSLLKNTEWFCGVFSGETLVGIMFLGHKINGTHYLESEYEFLAHVCELLPPYIENASLVQNLESQVLERTHYLNQTLDDLKHKDALLRGELELASNIQQGIFPVLPLSHRDFRIDGYSRALGQVNGDYYEIIPLEDGSLYILIADAMGHGVPAAFITIMAKLCFSDILRHQNSPKAILRNFNQSMFQIIKTNEYLTAFLLKLSPDGSVIYSNASHPAAVILRHQTKTLEFWDTRGLFIGAMPDKDIGLIYEEQTSRLLPGDKVFLYTDGLIESENKNGSGEFWGEERVVKVLEQCLDLSLTDMKSFLQDKWTQFTGGNSRDDVTFLILEVNGP from the coding sequence ATGGGACAGCAAGACTTGCTTTCCATGTTGTTCCGTACAGACCGGATCTTTCCTTATCTGCTTCCTTCTCTTTTCACCATTGTTTTCAGTAGCATATTTCTCACCTACACGTTTAAAAAGGAACGCGAATCTCAATCCAGCCGTTTTTTTGCGATTCTCTGTTTGCTGCATTTATTTTCCGCGGTGGATGTCAGTCTGGGTTCCCTCATGGTGTCAGGGAATACGTGGCTCGAATTCATCAAACTCCATTATTTTATTTATCTCCTCATTCTGCCGGTTGAAATTCAGTTCATGCATCGTGTGACCGGACAGTCACAGCGACACTGGCTGGAGTGGACGATGTATACCATCGCGCTGGCTTTTTTTCCATCAACCTTCACCGAGTTTTATTTCAAAGGTAGTGTTGAGTTTTCCTATGGGTTTACGCTTAGCGGTGGCGCGGGTTTATATTTACTCACACTGCTACGCTGGGGAACCATGGTTTATGGAGCCTTTCTGTTTTACCGTTTCAGAAGTCCTATCCCACTGCGTCAGGAAACCTACCGCTGGGTGTTTTCAGGCGTTCTGCTGGGCTGGTTCATGGAGATTCTCAGAACATTTCCCATGGAAGGCAAAGAATGGTATCTGCTGAGTCAATCACGGTTTTTACCGCTGACCCTGATTGCGGTTGGCTTGTGGAAAAATTCCTGGAAAAATTATTTTAAAACACTGGTTGTCAGTGGGCAGTTTTCAGGATTTATGCTGCTGATCACTTCAGGTATTTTTGGCGGCAATGTGATCGCACTGCTGTACCATTACTGGACAGGAAATGCGGTCGTTCTGGAAAAATCGCCCTATTTGATCAGTATCTTATTGGCGCAGGTGGCGTTTTTTGGCGCGGCACTCTGGTGCCTGCAAGCAGGAAGACGCCGAATAGAAAGTATTTTACTGGGGATGATGTGCCTGCTATGGGCCTGCCTTATTGAATTTGCCTATTTCCTCTCCACTCATTCTTTTGGTACGTGGGAAATCTGGATCCTGCGAACCGGTCTCAGTTTTCTGGTAATTCAGGGATTGCTGCACATTTGGTGGTTTGTGACTGTTCTTGATACCTATACAATCTGGAAACGTTTCAATCTCTGGAGTGTGCTGGTATTGATCATGTTTTTGTGGGGTGAACAGATTGCTGAATCCAACTCATTCTACACCAATGGTATTGTGATTATTGAATCAGGAGGCGCAGGAGCTTTTCTGACGCTGTTATGGTTTCTGTTTCAGCAAATTCTGGCCGTTCAAACCATTGGTTCCAGTATGTTTTCGCAACGGAGAAAACGGAAACATCGCTATATTCTCAGTGGAATTCTGCTCCTGATAATTTCGTTACTGGCTGGATATACCGATCGTTCCAGTATTGCCGGACAGTACCCGTATGCCTTGTTATTCATGATTGCGGCATATGCCCTGATGATTTATGTCACACATACGACAGAAGACTGGATGGTCTCACTGGTTCGATGGAAACGCACAAAAAAATATCTGATGTATGGTTTTATCTATGCCGGCTTTGCCGTGCATCTGTTCACTGTGCTGTATCTGTTCAGTAATTTTCACCATGAACTGATATTCAACGCGGTGGTTCCTTATGGCATTCCGGCGGCCTTGATGATCATTTTTTCCTGTTTCGGCGCAATCCTGGTTCTGAAAAAAACCCAGTTTCCCAAAGAAACGCTGATGATGGGCGTCGTTCTCATTATTTTCAGTTTTTACGGACTCGAATTTCTGGTGAACCAGATCATCGGTCATTACGAATGGAGTCTCAAAATCGCAAGAATCCGTTATTTGATGCTGGCGTTGCAATTAGGTGTGGCGATCCGGTTTTTTCTGTGGCTGATGGATTACAAGCCCGGTCGTTTGTGGTTGCTGTTGGTTTATGGCTTATGTGGCACCCTGGCGATAACCTCCCAAACACCATGGTTGATCGTAGATATTGTGGATTATCCCTGGGGGCGCTTCGCTTTGGCAGGTCCCCTGTATCTGCCTTTGGAATTAGGGGTCATTGTGATGCTTCTGTCTGTGACCTATACTATTTACAAAAATTATCACCAAATGACGATGATCCGCAGAGAACAGGTGATTTACATCCTCATTGGTCTGGGTGGCGCAGCCGATCTCATGTTGCTGGATATGCCACTGGTGGAATGGTTCCAGTGGTATCCACCCGGGAATTACGCGTTTTTACCGATCCTCATCATGATCTATGGCTTTTACAGGGGGGATATTCCGTATGCGCAGTCATTTTTCCGCAAGAGTCTGTATTGGTCAGGGATTTTCTGGTTATTTTACGAAATCGCGTTTGTGCTGAACATGGTCAACAGTCAGAATACCCTGCAATGGTATGCGCAGGTAATTTTTGTCTGTTTTGGCGGAATTTATCTGTTTCAAAGTCTGTGGATGCGAACCGTAAATCTGTTTTTGGGACACAGTCGCAGATATGAACTGAACACACGCCTGCGACGACTGACATCTGAATTATCCAATGCCCGGCAACTGGAAGACATTTTTCAGAGCATTTCAATGCATTTGCTTGCGGAATTATTTTCCATGCACTGTGCGGTCGTGTTTTATAACAAAAAGGAGAATTCGTTTGATGGTTGGCAGAAAACCAATATTCGGCGCAGTCTGTTCTGGGAGCATCAGGCAAAAGAAGACCCTGTCTCCCTGATGCACTTTCCGGCAGATCTCCCGCTGTTCAGCATGCTTGAAACCTACCCGATGCATCGGGATACATTTCGGGATTTCAAACAGGGGAACCTTGATAATCATCTGAGCATGGGGTCTCTATTGAAAAATACGGAATGGTTTTGCGGAGTTTTTTCTGGTGAAACCCTTGTGGGCATCATGTTTTTGGGGCACAAAATCAATGGAACGCATTATCTTGAATCAGAATATGAATTTCTGGCGCATGTGTGTGAATTACTGCCACCCTATATTGAAAACGCGTCCCTCGTTCAAAATCTTGAAAGTCAGGTTCTGGAACGGACCCATTATCTCAACCAGACGCTGGATGACCTGAAACATAAAGACGCGTTGCTTCGAGGGGAACTTGAACTGGCATCCAACATTCAGCAGGGAATATTTCCTGTTCTGCCCCTGTCACATCGAGACTTCAGGATTGATGGTTATTCAAGGGCACTGGGGCAGGTCAACGGCGATTATTATGAAATCATCCCCCTGGAAGACGGATCCTTATATATTCTGATTGCGGATGCGATGGGGCACGGCGTTCCGGCGGCCTTCATCACCATTATGGCCAAACTCTGTTTCTCTGATATTCTCAGGCATCAAAATTCTCCCAAAGCGATCCTGCGAAACTTCAATCAATCCATGTTCCAGATCATTAAAACCAATGAATACCTGACGGCGTTCCTGCTGAAACTCTCTCCTGACGGAAGTGTGATTTACAGCAACGCGTCTCATCCAGCCGCTGTTATTCTTAGACATCAGACAAAAACACTGGAATTCTGGGACACACGTGGTTTGTTCATTGGTGCTATGCCGGACAAGGATATTGGTTTGATTTATGAGGAGCAAACCAGTCGACTCCTGCCGGGAGACAAGGTGTTTCTCTACACAGATGGTCTGATTGAATCCGAAAACAAGAATGGCAGTGGTGAATTTTGGGGCGAAGAACGCGTGGTAAAAGTGTTGGAACAGTGTCTGGATCTGTCGTTGACCGACATGAAATCGTTTTTGCAGGACAAGTGGACACAATTCACCGGTGGCAATTCACGGGATGATGTGACTTTTTTGATCCTTGAAGTGAATGGGCCGTAA
- a CDS encoding STAS domain-containing protein: MIEVEHEGIVCKIVVLDHFSLDDVHDVIEDVESAQARKVLIDLSQIEVLTSSNIGLLVAMYNNLKEINVGMSLCNLTAKNRHLVSIAKLDTLFSVFDTVDAGVSALNQ; this comes from the coding sequence ATGATTGAAGTGGAACATGAAGGGATTGTCTGCAAAATTGTCGTTCTCGATCATTTTTCTCTGGATGATGTCCATGATGTGATTGAGGACGTTGAATCAGCACAAGCCCGGAAAGTATTGATAGATTTATCACAGATAGAAGTTCTAACTTCATCCAATATCGGCTTGCTGGTCGCCATGTACAATAACCTGAAAGAGATCAATGTGGGGATGTCCTTATGCAACCTTACCGCAAAAAACCGCCACCTGGTTTCTATTGCTAAACTGGATACGCTCTTTTCGGTGTTTGATACCGTTGACGCCGGGGTATCAGCTCTCAATCAATAG
- the fliJ gene encoding flagellar export protein FliJ has product MKPFKLQTALNVRQRFEKLKQKEFAEQLQVVQQIQTHMDEIKQSLSEREQQLDVSKRQGFTIMELQIHSNYQQGVKQDLKRLSRQLKEQQQLADSRQRVLIKATQKKRILEILKEKQESRYKEEQKRIEQAMMDEISQNQYNLKNKER; this is encoded by the coding sequence ATGAAACCATTCAAACTCCAAACAGCGTTGAATGTGCGCCAACGCTTTGAAAAACTGAAACAAAAAGAATTTGCTGAACAGTTACAGGTTGTTCAGCAAATCCAGACCCACATGGATGAAATTAAACAATCTCTGTCTGAGCGCGAACAGCAACTGGATGTTTCCAAAAGGCAGGGCTTCACTATCATGGAGTTACAAATTCATTCCAATTATCAGCAAGGGGTGAAACAGGATCTCAAACGACTCTCCCGGCAATTGAAAGAGCAACAGCAACTGGCCGATTCCAGACAGAGAGTGCTGATCAAAGCCACCCAGAAAAAGAGAATTCTGGAAATTCTCAAAGAAAAACAGGAATCTCGTTACAAGGAAGAACAAAAACGGATTGAACAGGCCATGATGGATGAAATTTCCCAGAACCAGTATAATTTGAAGAATAAAGAGCGATAA